A genomic segment from Bradyrhizobium diazoefficiens USDA 110 encodes:
- a CDS encoding ABC transporter ATP-binding protein/permease, with the protein MKNISATLAIVWRIAVPYFRSEDKWVGRGLLAAVIAMELALVAIDVLVNQWQNRFYSALQASDWDAFVTQIWIFVALASMFIALAVYKLYLNQWLQIRWRQWLTRHYLGEWLQGATHYRMQLKGDAADNPDQRITEDVKNFVEQTLTIGLGLLSSIVTLFSFVIILWGLSNAAPLHLFGTDLMIPGYLCWGALVYAIFGTALTHWIGAPLVNLNFEQQRYEADFRFHLVRVRENSEQIALLKGEGAERGRLLGRFGLVIGNWYAIMSRTKRLTAFTASYQQAAVIFPYVLVAPAFFAKKIQLGDMMQTASAFSSVQGALSFFVTAYRSLAEWRSIVARLDGFEMSVDSAANLPAHEPAIALEAAGGDRNIGLEQLCVNLPNGTPLVAAGAFAIQVPERVLVTGPSGSGKSTLFRAIAGIWPFGTGTIVVPERAKLMMLPQRPYFPVGVLRDAVVYPAAPDTFDAARVRDALIAVGLPDLAERLDEDGHWNRMLSLGEQQRLGLARALLHAPDYLFLDEATASLDEPSEARLYRLLTERLPQAAIVSIGHRSTLDAFHTRKVTMVKDGQIHVLGKSGEPVQAESTVAR; encoded by the coding sequence GTGAAGAACATCAGCGCCACGCTCGCGATCGTCTGGCGAATCGCCGTCCCCTATTTCCGATCCGAGGACAAATGGGTCGGCCGCGGCCTGCTCGCCGCCGTGATCGCGATGGAGCTGGCGCTGGTCGCGATCGACGTGCTCGTGAACCAGTGGCAGAACCGGTTCTACAGCGCACTGCAGGCGAGCGACTGGGACGCGTTCGTCACGCAGATCTGGATTTTCGTCGCCCTCGCCTCGATGTTTATCGCGCTGGCGGTCTACAAGCTGTACTTGAACCAATGGCTCCAGATCCGCTGGCGGCAATGGCTGACCCGGCACTATCTGGGCGAATGGCTGCAAGGCGCCACGCATTACCGCATGCAGCTCAAGGGCGATGCGGCTGACAACCCGGACCAGCGCATCACCGAGGACGTCAAGAACTTCGTCGAGCAGACCCTGACGATCGGGCTCGGCCTGCTCTCGTCGATCGTGACGCTGTTCTCCTTCGTGATCATCCTCTGGGGTCTCTCCAACGCCGCGCCGCTGCACCTGTTCGGCACCGACCTCATGATCCCGGGCTATCTTTGCTGGGGCGCGCTCGTCTACGCGATCTTCGGCACCGCGCTGACGCACTGGATCGGTGCTCCGCTGGTCAACCTCAATTTCGAGCAGCAGCGCTATGAGGCCGACTTCCGCTTCCACCTCGTCCGCGTCCGCGAGAATTCCGAGCAGATCGCGCTGCTCAAGGGTGAAGGGGCCGAACGCGGCCGGCTCCTGGGTCGCTTCGGCCTTGTGATCGGCAACTGGTACGCCATCATGAGCCGGACCAAGCGCCTCACCGCGTTCACCGCGAGCTATCAGCAGGCCGCCGTGATCTTTCCCTATGTGCTGGTGGCGCCGGCCTTCTTCGCCAAGAAGATCCAGCTCGGCGACATGATGCAGACCGCATCGGCCTTTTCCAGCGTACAAGGCGCGTTGTCGTTCTTCGTCACGGCTTACCGATCGCTCGCGGAATGGCGCTCGATCGTCGCGCGTCTCGATGGCTTCGAGATGTCGGTCGATTCAGCCGCGAACCTGCCGGCACATGAGCCGGCGATCGCCCTCGAGGCCGCCGGCGGCGACCGCAATATCGGCCTCGAGCAGCTCTGCGTGAACCTGCCCAACGGCACGCCGCTGGTCGCCGCCGGCGCCTTCGCCATCCAGGTGCCGGAGCGCGTGCTGGTGACGGGGCCGTCCGGCTCCGGCAAGTCGACCCTGTTCCGGGCCATCGCCGGCATCTGGCCGTTCGGCACCGGCACCATCGTCGTCCCCGAAAGGGCGAAGCTGATGATGCTGCCGCAGCGCCCCTATTTCCCCGTCGGGGTTCTGCGCGATGCCGTGGTCTATCCCGCAGCGCCTGATACATTCGACGCCGCGCGCGTCCGGGACGCGCTGATCGCGGTCGGATTGCCCGACCTCGCCGAGCGGCTCGACGAGGACGGGCACTGGAACCGGATGCTGTCGCTCGGCGAGCAGCAGCGTCTGGGTCTCGCCCGCGCGCTGCTGCATGCGCCGGACTATCTGTTCCTGGACGAGGCCACCGCCTCGCTGGACGAGCCGTCCGAGGCCCGGCTGTACCGGCTGCTGACGGAGAGGCTGCCGCAAGCCGCCATCGTCTCGATCGGCCATCGCTCGACCCTCGATGCTTTCCATACCCGCAAGGTGACGATGGTGAAGGACGGCCAGATCCACGTCCTCGGCAAGAGCGGCGAGCCGGTCCAGGCGGAATCGACCGTGGCGCGCTGA
- a CDS encoding histone — MAKAKKKKSKKAKKAKKAVAAKKTAKKATKKAAKKSAKKSAKKAAPKKSAKKAAKKAAPKKAAKKVVAKKAAPKKAKAAPAPKPSAPVAAPAPEPVAETSWAMPSSSAEPTPAEGQG; from the coding sequence ATGGCGAAAGCGAAAAAGAAAAAAAGCAAGAAGGCAAAAAAGGCCAAGAAGGCTGTAGCGGCGAAGAAGACCGCGAAGAAGGCGACGAAGAAGGCAGCCAAGAAGTCAGCGAAGAAATCTGCCAAGAAGGCCGCACCGAAGAAGTCGGCCAAGAAAGCTGCAAAGAAGGCTGCACCGAAGAAGGCCGCCAAGAAGGTGGTTGCGAAGAAGGCGGCACCGAAGAAGGCGAAGGCAGCTCCCGCGCCGAAGCCGTCAGCGCCGGTGGCAGCTCCGGCTCCCGAGCCTGTCGCCGAGACAAGCTGGGCGATGCCTTCGTCTTCTGCGGAACCGACGCCGGCCGAGGGGCAGGGTTAG
- a CDS encoding L-lactate permease — protein sequence MWNQIYDPLHNPVLSTIAAAVPVVTLLVLIASGRVQAHIAAIIAVIVANLITIFVFTMPVNMSIRASILGVVTGFFPIGWIVLNVIFLYQVTVTTGRFELLKRAVGGVTEDRRLQLLLIAFSFGAFFEGASGFGTPVAITGAVLIGLGFSPLAASGLSLIANTAPVAYGALGTPIQGLASVTGLDPYILGAMVGRQLPFFSLIVPFWVVWAFAGWKGMKDVWPAILVTGVSFAVPQFVISNFINPWIVDIGASLISMGALILFLKVWQPRQLWLSPALRGRDESASTMAAAKPLDKTPLTQSELFSALLPWIMVCIVMLVWGNGGFKTWANSIFTWNYPVPELHQMINKMPPVAPGPTKESAVFGFTYLSFTGTGMLIAAIISGFLMGVGPGKLVTEYARTIRLCAISLITISAMLAIGTLTRLSGVDATLGLAFAATGVLYPFFGTLLGWLGVALTGSDTASNVLFGNLQKITSEQLGLSPILMGAANSSGGVMGKMIDAQSIVVASTATNWYGHEGTILRFVFWHSIVLACLVGVLVTLQAYVWPFTAMVLK from the coding sequence ATGTGGAATCAAATCTATGATCCGCTGCACAACCCTGTGCTGTCGACGATCGCCGCGGCGGTACCCGTCGTCACGCTGCTGGTCCTGATCGCGAGCGGCCGCGTCCAGGCGCATATCGCGGCCATCATCGCCGTGATCGTAGCCAACCTGATCACGATATTCGTCTTCACCATGCCGGTGAACATGTCGATCCGCGCCTCGATCCTCGGCGTCGTGACCGGCTTCTTCCCGATCGGCTGGATCGTTCTCAACGTCATCTTCCTCTACCAGGTGACGGTGACCACCGGACGCTTCGAATTGCTCAAGCGCGCGGTCGGCGGCGTCACCGAGGACCGGCGGCTGCAATTGCTGCTGATCGCGTTCTCGTTCGGCGCCTTCTTCGAGGGCGCCTCCGGCTTCGGCACGCCGGTTGCGATCACCGGCGCGGTGCTGATCGGCCTCGGCTTCTCGCCGCTCGCCGCTTCCGGCCTGTCGCTGATCGCCAACACCGCGCCGGTCGCCTATGGCGCGCTGGGCACGCCGATCCAGGGCCTTGCCTCGGTCACCGGGCTCGATCCCTACATCCTCGGCGCGATGGTCGGACGGCAGTTGCCGTTCTTCTCGCTGATCGTGCCGTTCTGGGTGGTGTGGGCGTTCGCAGGCTGGAAGGGCATGAAGGACGTTTGGCCGGCGATCCTCGTCACCGGCGTGTCGTTCGCGGTCCCGCAATTCGTGATCTCGAACTTCATCAATCCGTGGATCGTCGACATCGGCGCCTCGCTGATCTCGATGGGCGCGCTGATCCTGTTCCTGAAGGTGTGGCAGCCCAGGCAGCTCTGGCTGTCGCCGGCGCTGCGCGGCCGCGACGAATCGGCCTCCACCATGGCCGCCGCAAAGCCGCTGGACAAGACACCGCTGACGCAAAGCGAGCTCTTCAGCGCGCTGCTGCCATGGATCATGGTCTGCATCGTGATGCTGGTCTGGGGCAATGGTGGCTTCAAGACCTGGGCGAACTCGATCTTCACCTGGAACTATCCCGTTCCCGAGTTGCACCAGATGATCAACAAGATGCCGCCGGTCGCGCCAGGGCCGACCAAGGAGAGCGCGGTGTTCGGCTTCACCTACCTGTCCTTCACCGGTACGGGCATGCTGATCGCGGCGATCATCTCCGGCTTCCTGATGGGCGTCGGTCCCGGCAAGCTCGTGACCGAGTACGCCCGCACCATCCGGCTGTGCGCGATCTCGCTGATCACGATCTCGGCGATGCTCGCGATCGGCACGCTGACGCGCCTGTCCGGCGTCGATGCGACGCTCGGTCTCGCCTTCGCCGCAACCGGCGTGCTCTATCCCTTCTTCGGCACGCTGCTCGGCTGGCTCGGCGTGGCGCTGACGGGATCGGACACCGCCTCCAACGTGCTGTTCGGGAACTTGCAGAAGATCACATCCGAGCAGCTCGGCCTGTCGCCGATCCTGATGGGCGCGGCGAACTCCTCCGGCGGCGTGATGGGCAAGATGATCGACGCGCAATCGATCGTCGTCGCCTCCACCGCCACCAACTGGTACGGCCATGAAGGCACGATCCTGCGCTTCGTGTTCTGGCACTCGATCGTGCTGGCCTGCCTCGTCGGCGTGCTCGTGACGTTGCAGGCCTATGTCTGGCCGTTCACGGCGATGGTGTTGAAGTAA
- a CDS encoding putative quinol monooxygenase: protein MERSTYARSAPRVHETFSRRSVITAFGAVLAIYLSPWTSSSQAQQQGGKTMNHYATQKSLSDAVDGGGLLVVAQWEAKPGEADKVAAILERFLPEAQREDGVNPFLISRARENPAQFLFYELFRDEAAFKAHQESGHFKTYIAGEALPLLAKRERAQYGLL, encoded by the coding sequence ATGGAGCGATCGACATATGCGCGGTCGGCGCCGCGCGTCCACGAAACATTCAGCCGCAGGTCGGTGATCACCGCCTTCGGTGCCGTCCTGGCGATTTATCTCTCGCCGTGGACGTCGTCATCTCAAGCCCAGCAGCAAGGAGGAAAGACCATGAACCACTATGCCACGCAGAAATCCCTCAGCGACGCCGTCGACGGCGGCGGCCTGCTCGTCGTCGCGCAATGGGAGGCCAAGCCCGGCGAGGCCGACAAGGTCGCCGCGATCCTCGAACGCTTCCTGCCCGAGGCGCAGCGCGAGGACGGCGTCAACCCGTTCCTGATCTCACGCGCCAGGGAGAATCCGGCCCAGTTCCTGTTCTACGAGCTGTTCCGCGACGAGGCCGCTTTCAAGGCGCACCAGGAGAGCGGGCACTTCAAGACGTACATCGCCGGCGAAGCCCTGCCGCTACTGGCGAAGCGCGAGCGGGCGCAATACGGGCTGCTGTAA
- the cycA gene encoding cytochrome c-550 CycA — MTKLTFGALVALAMTAAASTAMSSKAMAQDAAAGKTSFNKCLACHAIGEGAKNKVGPELNGLNGRKSGTAPDYSYSDANKNSGITWDEATFKEYIKDPKAKIPGTKMAFAGIKNETEINNLWTFVSQFDKDGKIKQ; from the coding sequence ATGACAAAACTGACTTTCGGCGCGCTAGTTGCCCTCGCCATGACTGCCGCAGCGTCCACCGCCATGTCTTCCAAAGCGATGGCGCAGGACGCCGCCGCGGGCAAGACGTCGTTCAACAAGTGCCTGGCCTGCCACGCGATCGGCGAAGGCGCCAAGAACAAGGTCGGCCCCGAGCTCAACGGCCTCAACGGCCGCAAGTCGGGAACTGCGCCGGACTACAGCTATTCGGATGCGAACAAGAATTCCGGCATCACCTGGGACGAAGCCACGTTCAAGGAGTACATCAAGGACCCCAAGGCCAAGATCCCCGGCACCAAGATGGCGTTCGCCGGCATCAAGAACGAGACCGAGATCAACAATCTCTGGACCTTTGTCTCGCAGTTCGACAAGGACGGGAAGATCAAGCAGTAA
- a CDS encoding TorF family putative porin, which produces MKKVALLATALAMVTTGSAFAADMAVKAKKAPPVAAFDPWDIAFGGALVSDYIFRGVTQSNHQPSVAAYFEPRYNVTKDLQLYAGVSAESISFANRAAAEVDVYGGIRPTFGAFAFDFGIWGYLYPGGSCADNVLTGGVPGGNVCAVSTTTIFLADGNVMKKNVSFFEGYAKLNYTINDNWAVGVNEYYSPNFLNSGAWGNYASVTAKYTAPSTVFGPSGVGMYVSGEFGRQWFGTSDAFYGTGAGTVFANGIPYKDYNTWNVGIGFTYKVFTLDLRYSDTDLNKGDCNAFTSAFNATGTTNVTPINPSGAGSNWCGAAGIAKLSFDLTAMTNLK; this is translated from the coding sequence ATGAAAAAAGTGGCTTTGTTGGCAACGGCGCTGGCAATGGTGACGACGGGTTCGGCTTTCGCGGCGGATATGGCGGTGAAGGCCAAGAAGGCCCCGCCGGTCGCTGCCTTCGACCCCTGGGACATCGCCTTCGGCGGTGCGCTCGTCAGCGATTACATCTTCCGCGGCGTGACCCAGTCGAACCACCAGCCGTCGGTCGCCGCTTATTTCGAGCCGCGCTACAACGTCACCAAGGACCTCCAGCTTTACGCCGGTGTGTCCGCGGAGAGCATCTCCTTCGCCAACCGCGCTGCGGCTGAAGTCGACGTCTACGGCGGTATCCGCCCGACCTTCGGCGCCTTCGCCTTCGACTTCGGTATCTGGGGCTACCTGTATCCGGGCGGAAGCTGCGCCGACAACGTGCTCACCGGCGGCGTTCCCGGCGGCAACGTCTGCGCCGTCAGCACCACCACGATCTTCCTCGCCGACGGCAACGTCATGAAGAAGAACGTCAGCTTCTTCGAAGGCTATGCCAAGCTGAACTACACCATCAACGACAACTGGGCCGTCGGCGTGAACGAGTACTACTCGCCGAACTTCCTGAACTCGGGTGCCTGGGGCAACTACGCGTCGGTGACTGCCAAGTACACCGCGCCCAGCACCGTCTTCGGTCCCTCGGGCGTCGGCATGTATGTGTCGGGTGAGTTCGGCCGCCAGTGGTTCGGCACCTCGGACGCCTTCTACGGCACCGGCGCCGGCACCGTTTTCGCCAACGGTATTCCCTACAAGGACTACAACACCTGGAACGTCGGCATCGGCTTCACCTACAAGGTGTTCACGCTGGATCTGCGTTACTCCGACACCGACCTGAACAAGGGTGATTGCAACGCCTTCACCAGCGCCTTCAATGCCACCGGCACCACCAACGTCACCCCGATCAACCCGAGCGGCGCTGGCTCCAACTGGTGCGGCGCGGCCGGCATCGCCAAGCTGTCGTTCGACCTGACGGCGATGACCAACCTGAAGTAA
- a CDS encoding FAD-binding protein, whose translation MDTLKVRDAKDVEEVVRAAIANEQPLEIIGHGSKRSIGHAMATNAVLDVSALNAVTSYEPNELIVTLEAGAPLADVLSLIDAKNQQFAFEPMNTAPLLGTPVSGTIGGMIAAGLAGPRRIRAGGARDHLLGAHAVSGFGDSFKTGGKVVKNVTGYDLCKLLAGSWGTLSVMTEVTLKVMPKPEAERTLLLRGLDDAAANKAMTAALGSPFDVSGAAHLPKSAFRAKIDGLGDIAGQGEALTVLRLEGITASAAHRAGSLRELLAPFGTAALVEDASSAALWATIRDVLPFAAGGALGARPVWRIVCPPASGAALGTQLARETGGDVIYDWGGGLIWAALPPKGDAHEPAVRARANAVGGHAMLIRAAEDVRRDVDVFHPQAPGIAALSERVRAGFDPKSILNRGRLTRGAAA comes from the coding sequence GTGGATACGCTCAAGGTCAGAGACGCCAAAGACGTCGAAGAGGTGGTGCGCGCGGCGATTGCCAACGAGCAGCCGCTCGAGATCATCGGTCATGGCAGCAAGCGCAGCATTGGCCACGCGATGGCGACCAACGCCGTGCTCGACGTCTCCGCGCTCAATGCCGTCACCTCCTACGAGCCCAACGAGCTGATCGTGACGCTTGAGGCCGGTGCGCCGCTGGCCGACGTGCTGTCGCTGATCGATGCCAAGAACCAGCAATTCGCCTTTGAGCCGATGAACACCGCGCCGCTGCTCGGCACGCCCGTATCAGGCACCATCGGCGGTATGATCGCGGCGGGCCTCGCCGGCCCGCGGCGCATCCGGGCGGGCGGGGCGCGCGACCACCTGCTCGGGGCGCACGCCGTCTCCGGTTTCGGCGACAGCTTCAAGACCGGCGGCAAGGTGGTGAAGAACGTCACCGGCTACGACCTCTGCAAGCTTCTGGCCGGTTCCTGGGGCACGCTGTCGGTGATGACCGAGGTCACGCTGAAGGTGATGCCGAAGCCGGAGGCCGAGCGGACGCTGCTGCTGCGCGGGCTCGACGATGCCGCCGCCAACAAGGCGATGACCGCGGCGCTCGGCTCGCCCTTCGACGTGTCCGGCGCCGCCCACCTGCCGAAATCCGCGTTCCGGGCGAAGATCGACGGGCTCGGCGACATCGCGGGCCAGGGCGAAGCGCTGACCGTGCTGCGGCTCGAAGGCATTACCGCTTCAGCCGCCCACCGCGCCGGTTCGCTGCGCGAATTGCTGGCGCCGTTCGGAACCGCGGCCCTGGTCGAGGACGCATCGTCGGCGGCACTGTGGGCGACCATCCGCGACGTCCTGCCGTTCGCGGCCGGCGGCGCGCTGGGCGCCCGGCCGGTGTGGCGGATCGTCTGTCCGCCGGCGTCAGGTGCGGCGCTCGGGACCCAGCTGGCGCGCGAGACCGGCGGCGACGTGATCTACGATTGGGGCGGCGGATTGATCTGGGCCGCACTGCCGCCGAAGGGCGATGCGCATGAACCGGCCGTGCGCGCGCGTGCGAATGCGGTCGGCGGGCATGCCATGCTGATCCGGGCGGCAGAGGATGTCAGGCGCGATGTCGATGTGTTCCATCCGCAAGCGCCAGGCATCGCCGCCCTGAGCGAGCGGGTACGGGCCGGTTTCGATCCGAAGTCCATTCTCAACCGGGGACGGCTGACGCGGGGCGCTGCGGCATGA
- the glcF gene encoding glycolate oxidase subunit GlcF translates to MKTEFSLAQLADPDIAEADKILRACVHCGFCTATCPTYVLLGDELDSPRGRIYLIKEMLEKDQTPTAEVVKHVDRCLSCLACMTTCPSGVNYMHLVDQARVRIEQRYQRPLTERLLRQVLAFVLPDPQRFRASMWLARLARPLAVFLPTPRPSATPGLVQRLKAMLALAPNRLPSPGPLPGSVFAALGKKRGRVALLQGCAQQVLAPRINQSAISLLTRHGIEVVLVRDEQCCGALTHHLGNDHDALARARANIAAWRAEAAGEGLDAILVTASGCGTVIKDYGYLLREDAAFAADAAKVSALAKDITEYVAGLDLATTAIGDNIVVAYHSACSLQHGQKITGLPKELLSKNGFVVKDVPESHLCCGSAGTYNILQPELAGRLRDRKVANIASVKPDMIAAGNIGCMVQIASGTSVPVVHTIELLDWATGGARPALNASS, encoded by the coding sequence ATGAAGACCGAATTCTCACTCGCGCAGCTTGCCGATCCCGATATCGCGGAGGCCGACAAGATCCTGCGCGCCTGCGTCCATTGCGGCTTCTGCACTGCAACCTGTCCGACCTATGTGCTGCTCGGCGACGAGCTCGATAGCCCGCGCGGCCGCATCTATCTGATCAAGGAGATGCTGGAGAAGGACCAGACGCCGACGGCCGAGGTGGTTAAGCATGTCGACCGCTGCCTGTCGTGCCTGGCCTGCATGACGACCTGCCCCTCCGGGGTGAACTACATGCACCTCGTCGACCAGGCCCGGGTCAGGATCGAGCAACGCTATCAGCGGCCACTCACCGAGCGGCTGCTGCGCCAGGTGCTGGCCTTCGTCCTGCCGGATCCGCAGCGCTTCCGCGCCAGCATGTGGCTGGCGCGGCTGGCCCGTCCGCTCGCCGTATTCCTGCCGACGCCGCGGCCCTCGGCGACACCGGGCCTGGTCCAGCGCCTCAAGGCGATGCTGGCGCTGGCCCCGAACCGGCTGCCGTCGCCCGGCCCCCTCCCGGGCAGCGTGTTTGCGGCGCTCGGCAAGAAGCGCGGCCGGGTCGCGCTGCTCCAGGGCTGCGCGCAGCAGGTGCTGGCGCCGCGCATCAACCAGTCTGCCATCAGTCTTCTCACCCGCCACGGCATCGAGGTCGTCCTGGTCAGGGACGAGCAATGCTGCGGCGCGCTGACCCATCACCTTGGCAACGACCACGATGCGCTGGCGCGGGCTCGCGCCAATATCGCGGCATGGCGGGCGGAAGCGGCCGGCGAGGGGCTCGACGCCATCCTGGTGACGGCGTCCGGCTGCGGCACCGTGATCAAGGACTACGGCTATCTGCTGCGCGAGGACGCTGCGTTCGCGGCCGATGCGGCGAAGGTGTCCGCGCTTGCCAAGGACATCACCGAATATGTTGCCGGCCTCGATCTCGCGACCACTGCGATAGGCGACAACATCGTCGTCGCCTATCACTCCGCGTGTTCGTTGCAGCACGGGCAGAAAATCACGGGCCTTCCGAAAGAATTGCTTTCCAAGAATGGATTCGTGGTGAAAGATGTGCCCGAGAGCCATTTGTGTTGCGGTTCGGCGGGGACCTACAACATTCTCCAGCCCGAGCTTGCGGGCCGGTTGCGCGATCGCAAGGTCGCCAACATCGCGAGCGTCAAGCCGGACATGATTGCCGCGGGCAATATCGGCTGCATGGTGCAGATTGCCAGTGGCACGTCAGTTCCGGTCGTACACACGATTGAGCTTCTCGATTGGGCTACGGGCGGGGCGCGGCCGGCATTGAACGCGTCGAGCTGA
- a CDS encoding META domain-containing protein, giving the protein MVSLRHMVCAMVAVLAMSTVARAEDGFPFGTELTLEASPQPGSKRIPNIEIGDNGEVVLELWCKGGKGQFSVAGNTVIFVPGQIQDRSCPPAKAQADDDLVAALGSVETWKRQGDVLTLLGPKPLRFRANGN; this is encoded by the coding sequence ATGGTTTCGCTCAGGCATATGGTGTGTGCGATGGTTGCAGTGCTTGCGATGTCCACTGTCGCGCGTGCGGAGGATGGTTTTCCCTTCGGCACCGAACTGACGCTGGAGGCGTCGCCGCAGCCGGGCTCGAAGCGGATTCCGAACATCGAGATTGGAGACAATGGCGAGGTCGTGCTGGAGCTCTGGTGCAAGGGCGGCAAGGGCCAGTTCTCGGTCGCCGGCAACACCGTGATCTTCGTCCCCGGCCAGATCCAGGACCGGTCCTGCCCGCCGGCAAAGGCCCAGGCCGACGACGATCTCGTCGCAGCGCTCGGCAGCGTCGAGACCTGGAAGCGCCAGGGCGACGTGCTGACGCTTCTCGGCCCCAAGCCGCTGCGCTTCCGCGCGAACGGCAATTAG
- a CDS encoding FAD-linked oxidase C-terminal domain-containing protein, which yields MAIMMPASDQAVLARRSEIVAALRAIVSGEGVIDSAAEMRAYESDGLTAYRQPPMVVVLPDTTEQVSLILKYCAGQGIKVVPRGSGTSLSGGALPLEDGVLLGLGKFKRIREIDFDNRVVVTEPGVTNLAISQAVAHAGFYYAPDPSSQIACSIGGNVAENSGGVHCLKYGMTTNNVLGCEIVLMSGEILRIGGKGCENAGYDLMGVITGSEGLLGVITEITVRILQKPETARALMVGFAEVEAAGECVARIIGAGIIPGGMEMMDKPAIHAAEAFVHAGYPLDVEALLIIELDGPKIEVDELITRVETIANACGSTTCQISTSEAERNLFWAGRKAAFPAVGRISPDYLCMDGTIPRGALPKALARIRELSEKYQLGCANVFHAGDGNLHPLILYDANKPGEIERAEAFGADILRACVEFGGVLTGEHGVGIEKRDLMPEMFSEIDLNQQQRLKCAFDAQGLLNPGKVFPTLHRCAELGRMHVHAGKLAFPDIPRF from the coding sequence ATGGCCATCATGATGCCCGCAAGCGACCAGGCAGTGCTGGCGCGTCGCAGCGAGATCGTCGCCGCCTTGCGCGCAATCGTATCAGGCGAAGGCGTGATCGACAGCGCCGCCGAGATGCGGGCCTATGAATCCGACGGGCTGACCGCCTATCGCCAGCCGCCGATGGTCGTGGTGCTGCCCGATACGACCGAGCAGGTCTCGCTCATCCTGAAATATTGTGCCGGGCAGGGCATCAAGGTGGTGCCGCGCGGCTCCGGCACCTCGCTGTCCGGCGGCGCGCTGCCGCTCGAAGACGGCGTGCTGCTCGGGCTCGGCAAGTTCAAGCGCATCCGCGAGATCGATTTCGACAACCGCGTCGTCGTCACCGAGCCCGGTGTCACCAATCTCGCCATCAGCCAGGCGGTTGCGCATGCCGGCTTCTATTACGCGCCCGATCCGTCCTCGCAGATCGCCTGCTCGATCGGCGGCAATGTCGCGGAGAATTCCGGCGGCGTGCACTGCCTCAAATACGGCATGACCACCAACAACGTGCTGGGCTGCGAGATCGTGCTGATGAGCGGCGAGATCCTGCGGATCGGCGGCAAGGGGTGCGAGAACGCCGGCTACGACCTGATGGGCGTCATCACCGGCTCCGAAGGTCTGCTCGGCGTCATCACCGAGATCACGGTGCGCATCCTGCAAAAGCCGGAGACGGCGCGCGCGCTGATGGTCGGCTTCGCGGAGGTCGAAGCGGCCGGCGAATGCGTGGCACGCATCATCGGCGCCGGCATCATTCCCGGCGGCATGGAGATGATGGACAAGCCCGCGATCCACGCCGCGGAAGCCTTCGTCCATGCCGGCTATCCGCTCGACGTCGAGGCGCTGCTCATCATCGAGCTCGACGGTCCCAAGATCGAGGTCGACGAGCTGATCACGCGCGTCGAGACCATCGCCAATGCCTGCGGCTCGACCACCTGCCAGATCTCGACCTCGGAGGCCGAGCGCAACCTGTTCTGGGCGGGCCGGAAAGCCGCATTTCCGGCCGTCGGCCGCATCTCGCCCGACTATCTCTGCATGGACGGCACCATTCCCCGCGGTGCGCTGCCGAAGGCGCTGGCGCGCATCCGCGAGCTCTCGGAAAAATACCAGCTCGGCTGCGCCAATGTGTTCCACGCCGGCGACGGCAATTTGCACCCGCTGATCCTCTACGATGCCAACAAGCCCGGCGAGATCGAGCGGGCCGAGGCATTCGGCGCTGACATTCTGCGCGCCTGTGTCGAGTTCGGCGGGGTGCTCACCGGCGAGCACGGCGTCGGCATCGAGAAGCGCGATCTGATGCCGGAGATGTTCAGCGAGATCGACCTCAACCAGCAGCAGCGGCTGAAATGCGCCTTCGACGCGCAGGGCCTGCTCAACCCCGGAAAAGTGTTTCCGACCCTGCACCGCTGCGCCGAGCTCGGCCGCATGCACGTGCACGCGGGCAAGCTGGCGTTTCCGGACATTCCGCGGTTCTAG